In the genome of Kazachstania africana CBS 2517 chromosome 6, complete genome, the window atgaagataacacagaaattatttgatatatgGAATggaaattatatttttttcaagaatgaaagGCGACATGACATTATTTACAGTATgtatgaatatttttatttaaaatCGTTGCTGCTGACATTTCTTGTCATTTGAGGTAGTGCAACTCTAATTCCATCTATGTCCTTTGACATTTTGAGCTGGCATCCAAGCCTACTAGTCTCAGTAAGACCGTAAGCTAGATCCAGcatatcattttcatcgtcTTCTGGTTCAGGCAATGCATCGTAGTAATCAGGATCAACGATAACATGGCATGTAGAGCATGCACAAGATCCACCGCAGGCACCCTCCATATCCAGATTATGACCTTGAGCTATATCTAACAGCGTTTCGCCTTCACAGGCATCATATGTTTGCTGAGAGCCATCTTTTAACACAAATGTGACCTTTAACTCTTCCCCAGGCACGGGTTTTTTGATATGGCCATGCTGCAATAATTGTGCTGTAGAGAAGTGCATTCGCTGGCTGTTGGAAACTACCAGAGAATTATTCAGAGAAGTCCTGACAGAAAATTGGTACGCTGTCATGGTTCGAGATAGCAAACGGAAATTTGGACTCTTTAGAACAATACTTGCTCTTGACAAAGTATTAGGCCTACAAACAGCTTTTAACATCGTCACTTCTTGTTGCTATCAAAAGGCTTCTATTTTGTTATGTATGTACAGGATAATGGAATTATTAAGTTTTCGCAATAAAAACCAGTTTGTTCAAATAGCTCCAAATGTTCGATGAGATGACTGACGATCTGCTTacaaatacaaaaaatataccATAGCTTCCTTCCACTATCGACAAAAGAATGCTGCTACACTATCGATTTTTAATGAGAGCGAGAGAAAATATGGGTCTGGTGTATGGGTCTTCATGTATCATCATAATGAAGAGACATCGGATGAAGAGACATTTGTTACACTGTCTTTGCACAACATTCGTAGAATTAATCAGTTCTATCGaatgttattattacatCTTACATGTCCATTTATATTGCGAGTTGTCTAGACAAATTTTTGGACTAAATATAGGGCTTGAGCTACAGATGGCAGGCTAACTCTGCATGATTCTTGGACGTCAAGTCTGTATCACGATTGTCATCGAAATTCAAGAGTTCCATTTGCTCCTTTAGTTTATTTATCGTAGTAGCTTCACTAACATGAGCTTTGACACCTGCTGTTGTGTCTCTATTGGTCGTAGTCAAACCATTGAACGATTTGGAACTCTTGGGCAATGTAAGCTTCTTCTCTGTCACGAGAGTATTGATAGAATTTTCAGTAGTTGTGACCTTTGTGCAATTAGCACCAACATCACTAATCCATTTGGCAACCAAAGAGGTCCAACCTACTTGATGCGATGCACCTACTCCTCTACCAGTGTCACCATCAAAGTATTCATAAAATGTGACataattcttgaaataGGGATcattagaaagaaatttagATTGTGAGCCTGTGTAGATTGCACGTTCACCTTCTTTTTTGCCGTCAGGTAAAAACATGGCTATCATACGTGAACTTAATTCATCAGCAACTTCAGATAGATCTAGATATTTACCTGAGCCAACTGGACATTCAACTTTGAAATCGGGACCATGGTACAAAAACATTCTTTGTAAAGATTCGGTGATTAAGAAATTAGTAGGGAACCAGATAGGTCCTCTCCAATTGGAATTACCGCCGAACATACCTGAATCGGACTCCCCCGGTAAATACTTGACACAATACTCTTTACCATGGACATTCATTCTAAATGGGTGCACTTCGTGGTATTTAGATAGTGATCTAATACCATAATCTGAAAGAAATTCACTTTCGTCCAACATTCTCGTAAGAATTGCCTCCAATCTGTCCTTGGTCACAAGAGATAGTAAAACCCTTTCGCCAATGCCAGTTTCTGCCATATTTGCAACATTTCTACCAAATATTTCCGGTCTATTATTGATGAACCAATCcactctttttttaaatcCAGGGAATTGTCTGACTAAACTAGACTCTAACGTCATAGAGGCATATAATGGAATTAATCCCACTAATGACCTAATTGGAAGCTGTTCCCTGTATGGGCCTCCCCAAGAGATGGCATCGTAGTAAAATTTGTCATGCTCATTCCACAAATTCTGTTTGacaactttttgaaattctcCATGTGATGTATCAATCGCATATTCGAATGACATTGTGTCACTaatcaaaatgaaatgttcaaaaaattttgacgCAATATCTTCATAAACAGGATTCCTCTTTGCTAGTTCCAGAGCAATATTTAACATTTgtaaagagaaaaatgcCATCCATCCAGTTGAATCTGCTTGTTCCAAAGTACCTCCAGTAGGCAGGGGTTCTGATCTATTGAAAACACCAATATTGTCCAGACCTAAGAAACCGCCttcaaataaattcttACCTTGAGTATCCTTACGATTAACCCACCATGTAAAGTTTAGTAATAATTTCTGAAAAACACGTTCCAAGAAGACGAAGTCTTCACGGTTGTACaaacttttttcaatcttgaaaaCACGATATGTAGCCCATGCATGAACGGGTGGATTGACGTCATTGAAATTCCATTCATATGCAGGAATTTGACCATTTGGATGCATATACCATTCTCTTGTTAATAGGTCTAGCTGACGTTTAGCAAAGTCTGGATCAATCATGGAAAGTGGGATGCAATGGAAAGCACTATCCCAGGAGGCAAAAAATGGATATTCCCACTTATCTGGCATCGATAAGATATCATCGATGTAAATATGTTTCCAATTACTGTTTCTACCATTGGCTCTATTTGGGGGAGGACTTGGTTTAATACTTGGGTCACCATTATACCATGCATCAAAGGtgaaattataaaattgtTTGGTCCATAATAAACCAGCGAAGGCTTGCCTTTGTATGTTTCTCATTTCTGGATTGATTGGTGAAGGATTAACTCTCCAGAAGAAGTTatctgcttcttctttacGATTCTCAAAAATAGTGTCGAAGGCTTCCTCATTAATAACAGATAGCTCGTTGGAATTGAAGATGGTATTTTCGGGATCATCTGTAAATTTATACCTGATTGTGACACACTCGCCGGGAGGGATATTGGGGAAATAGTAAACGGCAGCAGCTTTTGTACCTTCATTATCTGGATTTACTGTACCCTCTGTATTGCCCTTTACAACATATTCCTCGACAGCATCCTTAGAATATGGGGCAGGGTTCTTTGAAGAGTTGAATAACTTCACAAAGTTCGGTTCATTTTCAGTGAATAGTAATTTTGGTTCAATATCTGCACGTTTGGATCCGTCTGCAGTGAACCCCGGAGAAGGTTggaaaacaatttttctaGTTCCATATTTCTGATGTGTGACATCGATTAAATTAGATGAGTCAgtcactttcttcaaacAAGGTttattctttatatttgaatcCCAGGCCCAAGtatttctgaaaaagaTTTGTGGCGCGACATGCAATTGGCCTGCATGAATTTCACTTCTGTTATGAACAGTGATtctgaaattcaaatcattcGGATTATCATCACCTTTAGCCATTTCGAAAAAGACATCGAAGTATGGAgtatcattttccttttcatttttaaaatatccttccatttcattaatttctaattctttGTCTAAATAGCCCCTCTtaccattttcttgaacTAATTCATCGTATGGGTATGCCTTCATGAAAGGATACTTATACAATGCTTTCATATAAGAATGAGTCGGAGTATTATctaaataataatacagtTCTTTCACATCCTCACCGTGGTTACCTTGATGACCTGTTAAACCaaataatctttcttttaatCTAATATCTTTACCATTCCATAGGGCCAGGCTAAGACAGATCAATTGTTTGTTGTCAGAAACACCGAAAAGACCATCTTCACCCCAACGAAAGACACGAGCATTTGCGTGTTCGAAGGGAAAATGTGACCATGCATCACCATCAGCAGAATAATCTTCCCGAACAGTAGCCCAACTTCTTTCGCTCATATATGGGCCCCATCTATACCAGTATTTTTTATGGGTTCTATTCTCTTCtagtttcttttcttcgacGGTTGAACCGACCAATTCCTCTCTTACCTTGTTCATCGTTTTATTAAGTTGTACGTTTTAAGAGTCAAGCAATGACAAGAATATGACAGACTACACGCAATTTGACGTTATGCCTTCTTATACGAATTGCACTTCTAATGTCAAATTGACAATGGCAAAGAGCCCCTTTTACCTAATGTATGGATGATTTTCGTTTAGAATTTAGACACTTACAAAATCGGGTTTATATccattaaaagaaaattagtagtatattatataatttgTATATATTCGAAGTTTAGTAATTTAGGATACGATTCTTTTTCGAATTCGTTATGCCTCTCTCTCTTTTCCCCTGAAAAGTTTGGATTGAAAGAGAAACTGTTACTCTTATAGGAAAAATGAGAGCGCTCATCTTACTTGTTTAGGATGTTTGTTTTCAGTAATTTCCCAAATTGGAAATATTCTGCTAGGGCTGGAGTGCATATTTTCTAGGTTTTCTCGAATTATGTTAGGGTTTGCTCGAGGGTATGGTAgattttcatcttttaaTTAAGAGACaacatataaaataaaaagattCTTGTGAGAGAATATTAATATCGTATCTTATTAATAATGAGATGAATGtgtatataatttatattgACTGATTAAGTCATTTTTgtgcttttttttcttgtttttatCAAGTTATGCAAATGTGAGTTTcggtattattattattagtagtagtagtagtagtagtagtagtagtagtagcGGTGGTGGTTTTTTTTCCTATtgtttgatgaattttaGTAGGTGGTAATCTTATACTGAAGATAACCATATTCTGTAATTTTGTTGAGCAGCATTCATAAATGCTTCCGGATATGATTCGAAGTCGTATGACACTTTGTTAGCCGAGTTACTGAAATCTTGTACCTTTTGACTCTTGAAGTATGAGTTATCTTGGTCTAATGAGAACATAAATTCGTCATCATCGTTATTAGTGCAATGCACGCTTTCACTTTGTGGTTTGTTTGAATGTGTGTATAAGCTGTTGTCGTGAGGATGTAATAGTGGAGAATTTAATAGTAACTCATCTTCATACGAAGAAGATTCACTTAGATTTGAAGTAATGCTGTGTGATAACAATGGAGTCTCTTGACTGTTACTGAATGAAAGTGGGAATAAAGCATCTTCGTCTTGTACTGAGTAGTATGAATTTGAACTTGCTACTGACATTTCTTTTGTGTGGATATATTGTAATATGTGTATGACCTGGTtggttttttttcttttaataGAAATACTATTCTAGTGATAGTAAAATAAGTGTATAAtttataattattgttctATTGTAAATTATAAGACGAAAATAAGTTTAATGTGAAGGAACAAGAATATTGATGCTACCATACATGGCAAGTATATATATCCAAAATTGTAATTAAACATAACCTTTGCAATTTACACGATATGCGTCATCCAACATATTATGATTCAtagaaggaaaaaaaaaaatagtctCCAAGTCAATCCACagttttcttcaaagttCTCCATGTTTCGGTCTGTTTCCGCAATATGAGCAATCGcatggaaagaaaaaagaagaaagagatgGAACTATCCCGGGTGATTATtaagacaaaaaaaaattacacCTAAAAGTACCACGCTGctattcaaaagaagacGCGGACGACATATATTCTGGTACTGTGGTTGTTGATACATTGAGTTATGGGTATCTTGGCAAAGAAACTTTAAAATTTCCACGGCGAAATACTCTAGAGAGCGTATGTAACGAATGAGGATAGGTTTATTTTCAACTAAAAAATTATGCACCTACGCTACTCTCAGATTTGGACGTAGCGATCTCGGTACTCCTTGCTTCTCCCCCTTGATGTGGCTGTACAATCTGCGTCCTTCCCTCGCATAACCTCTTGAGTTATTTCAACAGTAAAAAAATCTCTATTTAGCGTGATTTAGTTTCATTCAGTCACCACCACCGTTGTGAGCAGTCAAATTTGACACCCCCATTAAATGTGTGTT includes:
- the ATG41 gene encoding Atg41p (similar to Saccharomyces cerevisiae ICY2 (YPL250C) and ICY1 (YMR195W); ancestral locus Anc_6.285), with translation MSVASSNSYYSVQDEDALFPLSFSNSQETPLLSHSITSNLSESSSYEDELLLNSPLLHPHDNSLYTHSNKPQSESVHCTNNDDDEFMFSLDQDNSYFKSQKVQDFSNSANKVSYDFESYPEAFMNAAQQNYRIWLSSV
- the YAH1 gene encoding adrenodoxin (similar to Saccharomyces cerevisiae YAH1 (YPL252C); ancestral locus Anc_6.288) → MLKAVCRPNTLSRASIVLKSPNFRLLSRTMTAYQFSVRTSLNNSLVVSNSQRMHFSTAQLLQHGHIKKPVPGEELKVTFVLKDGSQQTYDACEGETLLDIAQGHNLDMEGACGGSCACSTCHVIVDPDYYDALPEPEDDENDMLDLAYGLTETSRLGCQLKMSKDIDGIRVALPQMTRNVSSNDFK
- the KAFR0F01000 gene encoding uncharacterized protein (similar to Saccharomyces cerevisiae YMR196W; ancestral locus Anc_6.286), with product MNKVREELVGSTVEEKKLEENRTHKKYWYRWGPYMSERSWATVREDYSADGDAWSHFPFEHANARVFRWGEDGLFGVSDNKQLICLSLALWNGKDIRLKERLFGLTGHQGNHGEDVKELYYYLDNTPTHSYMKALYKYPFMKAYPYDELVQENGKRGYLDKELEINEMEGYFKNEKENDTPYFDVFFEMAKGDDNPNDLNFRITVHNRSEIHAGQLHVAPQIFFRNTWAWDSNIKNKPCLKKVTDSSNLIDVTHQKYGTRKIVFQPSPGFTADGSKRADIEPKLLFTENEPNFVKLFNSSKNPAPYSKDAVEEYVVKGNTEGTVNPDNEGTKAAAVYYFPNIPPGECVTIRYKFTDDPENTIFNSNELSVINEEAFDTIFENRKEEADNFFWRVNPSPINPEMRNIQRQAFAGLLWTKQFYNFTFDAWYNGDPSIKPSPPPNRANGRNSNWKHIYIDDILSMPDKWEYPFFASWDSAFHCIPLSMIDPDFAKRQLDLLTREWYMHPNGQIPAYEWNFNDVNPPVHAWATYRVFKIEKSLYNREDFVFLERVFQKLLLNFTWWVNRKDTQGKNLFEGGFLGLDNIGVFNRSEPLPTGGTLEQADSTGWMAFFSLQMLNIALELAKRNPVYEDIASKFFEHFILISDTMSFEYAIDTSHGEFQKVVKQNLWNEHDKFYYDAISWGGPYREQLPIRSLVGLIPLYASMTLESSLVRQFPGFKKRVDWFINNRPEIFGRNVANMAETGIGERVLLSLVTKDRLEAILTRMLDESEFLSDYGIRSLSKYHEVHPFRMNVHGKEYCVKYLPGESDSGMFGGNSNWRGPIWFPTNFLITESLQRMFLYHGPDFKVECPVGSGKYLDLSEVADELSSRMIAMFLPDGKKEGERAIYTGSQSKFLSNDPYFKNYVTFYEYFDGDTGRGVGASHQVGWTSLVAKWISDVGANCTKVTTTENSINTLVTEKKLTLPKSSKSFNGLTTTNRDTTAGVKAHVSEATTINKLKEQMELLNFDDNRDTDLTSKNHAELACHL